From one Eucalyptus grandis isolate ANBG69807.140 chromosome 9, ASM1654582v1, whole genome shotgun sequence genomic stretch:
- the LOC104418420 gene encoding squalene epoxidase 3 isoform X1, which translates to MELPPYNLSKPSLVYRNHLISLSINCLHPTATRHDETRHQARRLALLRGRARRGEREISLPSSLSLSSSSGSRRLIRSKKEKEKEMEMLVIDHYIVGTFLASLLGVVLLYVLRRRNGDVRAKFPREDGDYFATRDASPCDSGNHDCPPENGFGAADVIIVGAGVAGAALAHTLGKVGRRVHVIERDLTEPDRIVGELLQPGGYLKLIELGLEDCVKEINAQRVLGYAMFIDGKNTRLSYPLGKFHSDVAGRSFHNGRFIQRMRGKAATLPNVRLEQGTVTSLIEENGTIKGVHYKTKAGQELEAFAPLTIVCDGCFSNLCRSLCKPKVDVPSHFVGLALENCELPFANYGHVILTDPSPILFYPISSTEVRCLVDVPGQKLPSIANGEMAKYLKSVVAPQIPPQLHDAFIAAIEKGNIRTMPNRSMPADPQPTPGALLLGDAFNMRHPITGGGMTVALSDIVILRDLLKPLHNLHDATALYRHLESFYTLRKPTASTINTLASALYKVFCASPDEARKEMRKACFDYLSLGEVFSNGPIALLSGLNPRPLSLVLNFFAVAIYGVGRLLLPVPSPKRLWIGARLILAASGIIFPIVRAEGVRQMFFPRTIPSFYRAPSSDN; encoded by the exons ATGGAACTTCCTCCCTACAATCTCTCCAAACCTTCTCTAGTCTACAGAAACCACTTGATCTCGCTCAGCATTAATTGTCTCCACCCAACGGCCACCCGGCACGACGAGACAAGACATCAAGCGCGCAGGTTGGCATTGCTCCGAGGCAGGGCGAGGCGAGGAGAGCGCGAGATCTCCCTTCCGTCGTCTCTGTCTTTGTCTTCCTCATCTGGGTCTCGTCGGTTGATTCGttccaagaaggagaaggagaaggaaatggaGATGCTGGTGATCGATCACTACATTGTGGGGACTTTCTTGGCTTCTCTGTTGGGCGTCGTTCTACTCTACGTCCTGCGTCGGAGGAATGGTGACGTAAGGGCAAAGTTTCCGAGGGAGGACGGAGATTACTTCGCCACCCGCGACGCATCGCCGTGTGATTCTGGGAATCACGATTGCCCGCCGGAGAATGGCTTCGGCGCTGCCGACGTGATCATCGTCGGCGCCGGAGTTGCCGGCGCTGCTCTTGCACACACCCTCGGCAAG GTTGGAAGGAGAGTTCATGTCATAGAAAGAGACTTGACTGAACCAGACCGAATCGTTGGCGAACTGCTGCAGCCAGGGGGATACCTGAAACTTATTGAATTGGGTCTTGAGG ATTGTGTCAAGGAAATCAATGCCCAGAGAGTGCTTGGCTATGCTATGTTTATTGATGGGAAAAATACTAGACTCTCGTATCCATTGGGAAAATTTCATTCAGATGTAGCTGGCAGGAGTTTCCACAATGGACGTTTCATACAGAGGATGAGGGGAAAAGCTGCTACTCTTCCCAA TGTGCGATTGGAACAAGGGACTGTTACATCACTGATTGAAGAAAATGGGACTATTAAGGGTGTGCATTACAAAACCAAGGCTGGTCAGGAGCTGGAAGCATTCGCTCCTCTAACAATTGTTTGTGATGGGTGCTTCTCAAACTTGTGCCGCTCACTGTGCAAGCCAAAG GTAGATGTCCCCTCTCATTTTGTTGGACTTGCACTCGAAAACTGTGAGCTTCCCTTTGCAAACTATGGTCATGTCATTCTCACCGATCCTTCACCTATATTGTTTTATCCAATTAGTAGCACAGAGGTTCGATGTTTGGTTGATGTACCTGGTCAAAAGCTACCTTCTATTGCTAATGGGGAAATGGCCAAATATTTGAAGAGCGTGGTGGCTCCACAG ATCCCTCCTCAACTTCATGATGCCTTCATTGCGGCAATAGAGAAAGGCAACATAAGGACTATGCCAAACAGAAGTATGCCAGCTGATCCCCAACCGACGCCCGGAGCCCTTCTATTGGGCGACGCATTCAACATGCGCCATCCTATAACGGGGGGAGGGATGACTGTGGCCTTGTCGGACATTGTCATACTCAGGGATCTTCTTAAGCCATTGCACAATCTTCATGATGCAACTGCACTGTACCGACATCTTGAATCCTTCTATACCCTGCGCAAG CCCACGGCATCCACTATAAACACTTTGGCCAGCGCTCTGTACAAGGTCTTTTGTGCTTCTCCAGATGAAGCGAGGAAAGAGATGCGCAAAGCATGTTTTGATTATTTGAGCCTTGGAGAGGTCTTCTCAAATGGACCCATTGCTTTGCTGTCTGGCCTAAATCCACGTCCCTTAAGTTTAGTCCTCAATTTCTTTGCAGTGGCTATATATGGTGTTGGCCGACTGCTGTTGCCTGTTCCTTCACCTAAACGTCTCTGGATCGGAGCCAGATTGATTTTG GCGGCATCAGGCATAATCTTCCCTATTGTCAGGGCAGAAGGAGTGAGGCAAATGTTTTTCCCTCGGACTATTCCATCATTCTACAGAGCTCCTTCTTCTGATAACTAA
- the LOC104418420 gene encoding squalene epoxidase 3 isoform X2 has product MELPPYNLSKPSLVYRNHLISLSINCLHPTATRHDETRHQARRLALLRGRARRGEREISLPSSLSLSSSSGSRRLIRSKKEKEKEMEMLVIDHYIVGTFLASLLGVVLLYVLRRRNGDVRAKFPREDGDYFATRDASPCDSGNHDCPPENGFGAADVIIVGAGVAGAALAHTLGKVGRRVHVIERDLTEPDRIVGELLQPGGYLKLIELGLEDCVKEINAQRVLGYAMFIDGKNTRLSYPLGKFHSDVAGRSFHNGRFIQRMRGKAATLPNVRLEQGTVTSLIEENGTIKGVHYKTKAGQELEAFAPLTIVCDGCFSNLCRSLCKPKVDVPSHFVGLALENCELPFANYGHVILTDPSPILFYPISSTEVRCLVDVPGQKLPSIANGEMAKYLKSVVAPQIPPQLHDAFIAAIEKGNIRTMPNRSMPADPQPTPGALLLGDAFNMRHPITGGGMTVALSDIVILRDLLKPLHNLHDATALYRHLESFYTLRKPTASTINTLASALYKVFCASPDEARKEMRKACFDYLSLGEWLYMVLADCCCLFLHLNVSGSEPD; this is encoded by the exons ATGGAACTTCCTCCCTACAATCTCTCCAAACCTTCTCTAGTCTACAGAAACCACTTGATCTCGCTCAGCATTAATTGTCTCCACCCAACGGCCACCCGGCACGACGAGACAAGACATCAAGCGCGCAGGTTGGCATTGCTCCGAGGCAGGGCGAGGCGAGGAGAGCGCGAGATCTCCCTTCCGTCGTCTCTGTCTTTGTCTTCCTCATCTGGGTCTCGTCGGTTGATTCGttccaagaaggagaaggagaaggaaatggaGATGCTGGTGATCGATCACTACATTGTGGGGACTTTCTTGGCTTCTCTGTTGGGCGTCGTTCTACTCTACGTCCTGCGTCGGAGGAATGGTGACGTAAGGGCAAAGTTTCCGAGGGAGGACGGAGATTACTTCGCCACCCGCGACGCATCGCCGTGTGATTCTGGGAATCACGATTGCCCGCCGGAGAATGGCTTCGGCGCTGCCGACGTGATCATCGTCGGCGCCGGAGTTGCCGGCGCTGCTCTTGCACACACCCTCGGCAAG GTTGGAAGGAGAGTTCATGTCATAGAAAGAGACTTGACTGAACCAGACCGAATCGTTGGCGAACTGCTGCAGCCAGGGGGATACCTGAAACTTATTGAATTGGGTCTTGAGG ATTGTGTCAAGGAAATCAATGCCCAGAGAGTGCTTGGCTATGCTATGTTTATTGATGGGAAAAATACTAGACTCTCGTATCCATTGGGAAAATTTCATTCAGATGTAGCTGGCAGGAGTTTCCACAATGGACGTTTCATACAGAGGATGAGGGGAAAAGCTGCTACTCTTCCCAA TGTGCGATTGGAACAAGGGACTGTTACATCACTGATTGAAGAAAATGGGACTATTAAGGGTGTGCATTACAAAACCAAGGCTGGTCAGGAGCTGGAAGCATTCGCTCCTCTAACAATTGTTTGTGATGGGTGCTTCTCAAACTTGTGCCGCTCACTGTGCAAGCCAAAG GTAGATGTCCCCTCTCATTTTGTTGGACTTGCACTCGAAAACTGTGAGCTTCCCTTTGCAAACTATGGTCATGTCATTCTCACCGATCCTTCACCTATATTGTTTTATCCAATTAGTAGCACAGAGGTTCGATGTTTGGTTGATGTACCTGGTCAAAAGCTACCTTCTATTGCTAATGGGGAAATGGCCAAATATTTGAAGAGCGTGGTGGCTCCACAG ATCCCTCCTCAACTTCATGATGCCTTCATTGCGGCAATAGAGAAAGGCAACATAAGGACTATGCCAAACAGAAGTATGCCAGCTGATCCCCAACCGACGCCCGGAGCCCTTCTATTGGGCGACGCATTCAACATGCGCCATCCTATAACGGGGGGAGGGATGACTGTGGCCTTGTCGGACATTGTCATACTCAGGGATCTTCTTAAGCCATTGCACAATCTTCATGATGCAACTGCACTGTACCGACATCTTGAATCCTTCTATACCCTGCGCAAG CCCACGGCATCCACTATAAACACTTTGGCCAGCGCTCTGTACAAGGTCTTTTGTGCTTCTCCAGATGAAGCGAGGAAAGAGATGCGCAAAGCATGTTTTGATTATTTGAGCCTTGGAGAG TGGCTATATATGGTGTTGGCCGACTGCTGTTGCCTGTTCCTTCACCTAAACGTCTCTGGATCGGAGCCAGATTGA